In the Malus domestica chromosome 16, GDT2T_hap1 genome, one interval contains:
- the LOC103416522 gene encoding uncharacterized protein: MATELEELVGFLSSPSPAVTKAAVDIVRGLTGSDDGLQSLANYSKILLPSLSRLVAGNKEVAEPAAEALVNLSQNSGLAAKMVDMGMINVAMDVLYKPGSGISPLLVMLLVNLTQLDVGVTSLLQTGDEKMQGLYVMKLVRSFCRSSDEVSEDPFEHVGSILVNISKQGAGRKLLLDPKRGLLRQIIRQFDSPSPLRRKGVSGTIRNCCFEAESQLQNLLLISEFLWPALLLPVAGNKIYSEQDRSKMPLELGSALSIEREPVDDPEIRVQALEAIYLITLQEAGLRAFWSVNGPRIIQVGYEDEEDLKVMGAYEQLGALLINSSGTEEPTTETSN, encoded by the exons ATGGCGACGGAACTGGAAGAGCTAGTGGGATTTCTATCCTCTCCATCTCCAGCA GTGACAAAGGCAGCTGTTGATATCGTTCGGGGGCTAACCGGCTCCGACGACGGCCTGCAGTCTTTGGCCAATTATTCGAAGATTCTGCTTCCGTCGTTATCTCGTCTCGTAGCCGGAAACAAG GAGGTCGCGGAACCTGCAGCGGAAGCTCTTGTTAATCTTTCACAAAATTCAGGTCTTGCGGCGAAGATGGTTGACATGGGAATGATTAACGTTGCTATGGACGTTTTGTATAAGCCAGGGTCTGGCATTAGCCCATTGCTGGTTATGCTTTTAGTTAATCTCACGCAGTTGGATGTCGGTGTTACTTCTTTACTGCAG ACTGGAGACGAGAAGATGCAAGGGCTCTACGTTATGAAGCTTGTGAGATCATTTTGTAGATCTTCGGATGAAGTTAGCG AAGATCCATTTGAGCATGTTGGTTCCATACTTGTAAACATCTCAAAGCAGGGAGCAGGAAGGAAGCTTTTGCTGGACCCTAAGCGAGGGCTTTTAAGGCAGATTATTAGACAGTTCGACTCTCCTAGTCCTTTGAGAAGGAAAGGG GTTTCTGGAACTATTCGCAACTGTTGTTTTGAGGCTGAGAGCCAGCTTCAGAATTTGCTTTTGATTTCAGAGTTTCTCTGGCCAGCTCTGCTTCTTCCGGTTGCTGGTAACAAG ATTTACAGTGAACAGGATAGATCGAAAATGCCACTTGAGCTTGGGAGTGCTCTCTCAATTGAGCGTGAACCAGTTGATGATCCTGAAATTCGTGTTCAAGCACTGGAGGCCATATACTTGATCACATTACAG GAGGCAGGTCTAAGAGCCTTCTGGTCCGTCAATGGACCGAGAATAATACAAGTAGGTTACGAAGATGAGGAAGATCTTAAAGTAATGGGAGCATATGAGCAACTTGGCGCCTTG TTGATTAACAGCAGCGGGACAGAGGAACCAACAACCGAGACATCTAATTAG